One part of the Nitrosopumilus sp. genome encodes these proteins:
- the dusB gene encoding tRNA dihydrouridine synthase DusB, with the protein MLPKFSSRAFLAPMAGVSDPALRLQCKKMGAGLVVTEFTNIHSIIAKEKQLKENMQTIQNFIEYSEEERPLSIQLFGSDLVALEKAAKIVEPYFDIIDYNMGCPAPHITQQMAGGALLQEVNLTQQIFSTLVNAVKKPVTLKIRSGVTNASQFLFRDIAEIAEDEGIQMITLHPRTVSQGYSGSADWKMIKELKEISNIPIVGNGDITTPEDAKNMIDETGCDYVMIGRGAMGNPFLFEQINDYFKTNSYHEYSFKDRLDSFFDYLHLTVRYKIKFANIKSQAMRFTKGMKGGSKLRSKITISKNIAELEKIMTDAYFES; encoded by the coding sequence ATGCTTCCAAAATTTTCTAGTAGAGCATTTTTAGCTCCTATGGCTGGAGTGAGTGACCCTGCTCTTAGATTACAATGCAAAAAAATGGGAGCTGGATTGGTTGTCACTGAATTTACAAATATTCACAGTATCATTGCAAAAGAAAAACAACTTAAGGAAAATATGCAAACAATACAAAATTTTATTGAATACTCTGAGGAAGAACGCCCTTTATCGATTCAGTTATTTGGTTCTGATCTTGTTGCATTAGAAAAAGCTGCAAAAATTGTCGAGCCCTATTTTGATATAATTGATTATAACATGGGTTGTCCTGCACCACACATTACTCAACAAATGGCAGGCGGTGCTCTCTTACAAGAAGTAAATCTTACTCAGCAAATTTTTAGTACTTTAGTTAATGCTGTGAAAAAACCTGTAACATTAAAAATTCGTTCTGGAGTAACAAATGCAAGTCAATTTCTATTTAGAGATATTGCTGAAATTGCAGAAGATGAGGGTATTCAGATGATCACTCTTCATCCCAGAACTGTTAGTCAGGGATATTCTGGAAGCGCTGATTGGAAAATGATCAAAGAACTCAAAGAAATTTCTAACATTCCAATAGTTGGTAATGGTGATATCACTACCCCTGAAGATGCTAAAAATATGATTGATGAAACCGGTTGTGACTATGTAATGATAGGTCGTGGTGCAATGGGAAATCCATTTTTATTTGAACAAATTAATGATTATTTTAAAACCAATTCTTATCATGAATACTCTTTCAAAGATAGATTGGATTCCTTTTTTGATTATCTTCATCTAACTGTTAGATACAAAATCAAATTTGCAAATATTAAGAGTCAGGCAATGAGATTCACCAAAGGAATGAAAGGAGGTTCTAAATTACGTTCCAAGATCACCATTTCAAAAAATATTGCCGAATTAGAAAAAATTATGACTGACGCATATTTTGAGTCTTAA
- a CDS encoding NAD(P)/FAD-dependent oxidoreductase, whose product MVDYDVIIAGGGLAGTITAQAVSHYSNQNAKILVVDRNTEFLPGRKSLAGWVCGDACSKEAVDYMSDRIKVKWTKPEIEHDVKGVMAFSPDKETAIPFDGAGYMLNRQKLPEIQNERCRKMGIDFQYEINLTGLVYDGQQVVGVQGIDNKTKQPFKKTAKIVIDATGVTSMLRNGLQNSTKVEKRIDRRDLESTGRYIMYFEPGQKDLSEFDPNYCIIHLDQDIAPGGYGWVFPKAENKVNIGLGVEKSLLDKRNKRLGKKDNVESLMKEYLARNIAIKNPKLSEDPQDINNNSGVFQVSVRRQNDCMVSGGYMMVGDSAWMPKPIDAGGIGPALIAGTILGNNVAQALQANDVSEASLWQYNLDYIKEYGYKTAGLELFRRLVQQMTNEQISYGMKHFLGNLDVEAISKGEHPDFTGLGKIGMIIRGAMNKTVADGLRYTSKQNQWLVEHYYNYPKDPSGFDEWNKTLHQRLDEAFTKVEAFGK is encoded by the coding sequence TAGATTATGACGTTATAATTGCAGGAGGAGGTCTTGCAGGTACAATTACAGCCCAAGCTGTTTCTCATTATTCGAATCAAAATGCAAAAATTTTGGTTGTTGATAGAAATACAGAATTTTTACCTGGTAGAAAATCATTAGCAGGTTGGGTATGTGGAGATGCTTGTTCTAAAGAAGCTGTAGATTACATGTCAGATCGAATCAAGGTCAAGTGGACAAAACCCGAAATTGAGCATGACGTAAAGGGGGTAATGGCATTTTCGCCAGACAAAGAAACTGCCATTCCATTTGATGGTGCAGGATATATGCTAAATCGTCAAAAACTTCCTGAAATTCAAAATGAAAGATGTAGAAAAATGGGAATTGATTTTCAATATGAAATTAATCTTACGGGTCTAGTTTATGATGGTCAACAAGTAGTAGGAGTTCAAGGAATTGACAATAAAACAAAACAACCTTTCAAAAAAACAGCAAAAATTGTAATTGATGCCACAGGTGTTACATCTATGCTGAGAAATGGACTTCAGAACTCAACCAAAGTGGAAAAGAGAATAGACAGACGAGATTTAGAGTCAACAGGGAGATACATTATGTATTTTGAGCCAGGACAGAAAGATCTCTCAGAATTTGATCCGAATTATTGTATTATTCATTTAGACCAAGACATTGCACCGGGAGGATATGGATGGGTATTTCCTAAAGCAGAAAACAAAGTGAATATTGGTTTAGGAGTAGAGAAATCACTGCTAGATAAAAGAAACAAGAGATTGGGGAAAAAAGATAATGTCGAATCATTAATGAAAGAGTATCTTGCAAGAAACATAGCTATTAAAAATCCAAAACTATCTGAAGATCCTCAAGACATTAACAATAACTCAGGAGTTTTCCAAGTGTCAGTTAGACGACAAAATGATTGTATGGTTTCAGGTGGCTATATGATGGTTGGAGATTCTGCATGGATGCCAAAACCAATTGATGCAGGAGGAATTGGACCAGCATTAATTGCAGGAACAATTTTAGGAAATAATGTTGCCCAAGCACTACAAGCAAATGATGTTTCAGAAGCTAGTCTTTGGCAATACAATCTTGACTACATCAAAGAATATGGATACAAAACCGCAGGTCTTGAACTCTTTAGAAGACTAGTGCAACAGATGACTAACGAGCAGATCAGTTATGGGATGAAACACTTTTTGGGAAATCTTGATGTTGAAGCAATTAGTAAAGGAGAACATCCAGATTTTACAGGATTAGGAAAAATTGGAATGATCATTAGAGGTGCAATGAACAAAACAGTTGCAGATGGATTAAGATACACATCAAAACAAAACCAATGGTTAGTAGAACATTATTATAATTATCCAAAAGATCCGTCTGGTTTTGATGAATGGAATAAGACATTACATCAAAGACTTGATGAAGCTTTTACAAAAGTAGAAGCATTTGGAAAATAG
- a CDS encoding TATA-box-binding protein: MPQTKPIVSVENVVASASVDQKIDLNDITEKFPDTEYHPEQFPGLVFRLKSPRTATLIFRTGKMVCTGAKSEEMAIKAVNTVVQKLRKGKIKIKKDAVITVQNIVAAINLGGKIHLEKAARTLPRSMYEPEQFPGLIHRMLDPKTVILLFASGKLVCTGAKKESDVYRSVHNLHALLEEKNLMIYDQ, from the coding sequence ATGCCTCAAACAAAACCAATTGTTAGTGTTGAAAATGTTGTTGCTTCAGCATCAGTAGATCAAAAAATTGATCTTAATGACATTACAGAAAAATTTCCAGATACAGAATATCATCCTGAACAATTTCCAGGACTAGTTTTCAGATTGAAGAGTCCTAGAACTGCAACATTGATTTTTAGAACAGGAAAGATGGTGTGTACTGGTGCAAAATCAGAAGAGATGGCAATCAAAGCTGTAAACACAGTTGTTCAGAAATTAAGAAAGGGAAAAATCAAAATAAAAAAAGATGCAGTTATTACAGTTCAAAACATAGTTGCCGCAATTAATCTTGGAGGAAAAATTCACTTAGAAAAAGCGGCAAGAACTTTACCAAGAAGCATGTATGAACCAGAACAATTTCCAGGACTAATCCACAGAATGCTTGATCCAAAAACAGTGATATTGTTATTTGCATCTGGAAAATTAGTGTGTACTGGTGCAAAAAAAGAATCAGATGTTTATCGCTCAGTGCATAATTTACATGCTTTATTAGAAGAAAAAAATCTAATGATTTATGATCAATAA
- a CDS encoding ASCH domain-containing protein — MKCLSVSQPFADLIISGKKTIELRKWNTNFRGEFLIHAPLKIKTEDCKRLKMNKKFVTGAIIGKAEIYDVKKYNSIKEIKMDQKFHLASKNFHDKTFGFRLKNAKPLRIPITCKGQLGFFDIDIPKTKIKNTEIVSEIIDEEYRYQWIGHH; from the coding sequence TTGAAATGTCTTTCAGTTTCTCAACCATTTGCTGATTTAATTATTTCAGGAAAAAAAACTATCGAATTACGAAAATGGAATACTAATTTTCGTGGTGAATTTTTGATTCATGCACCATTAAAAATCAAAACAGAAGATTGCAAGAGATTAAAGATGAATAAAAAATTTGTAACTGGAGCAATTATTGGAAAAGCTGAAATTTATGATGTAAAAAAATACAATTCAATTAAAGAAATAAAAATGGATCAAAAATTCCATTTAGCATCAAAAAATTTTCATGATAAAACTTTTGGATTTAGATTGAAAAATGCAAAACCATTGCGAATTCCAATTACATGCAAAGGTCAACTAGGATTCTTTGATATAGATATCCCTAAAACAAAAATCAAAAACACAGAGATAGTATCAGAGATTATAGATGAAGAATATCGTTACCAATGGATTGGACATCATTAA
- a CDS encoding P-II family nitrogen regulator — MKRIEATIQATKMGAVTEAINDLVGGFTILEGKGRGSGIRQQVRSGRGTGSITKDYNSVATVSTIVDDADVEKVSNAIAGAAFTGKGGDGIIVVSNVENVTNIATKKSGSEAL; from the coding sequence ATGAAACGAATTGAGGCAACTATTCAAGCTACCAAGATGGGAGCTGTCACTGAGGCAATAAATGACCTTGTAGGAGGATTTACCATTCTTGAAGGAAAAGGTAGAGGTTCCGGAATAAGACAACAAGTCAGATCAGGTAGAGGAACAGGTTCAATCACCAAAGACTACAATTCAGTTGCAACTGTAAGTACAATTGTTGATGACGCAGATGTAGAAAAGGTTTCAAACGCAATTGCTGGTGCAGCTTTTACCGGAAAAGGTGGAGATGGAATTATTGTTGTATCAAATGTTGAAAATGTTACGAACATAGCAACCAAAAAGAGCGGTTCTGAAGCCCTCTAA
- a CDS encoding pyridoxal-phosphate dependent enzyme, with product MNENQSNNVDNTLLQKFEQEIWNKIPHIEETKVVNPTPLVDLTEDFKECAKSVYKLDLDDNLKVYGKFDSTLLSGSIKVRAAAHIIHDAIISGRLKGNQTVIEATSGNFGIALGQLSKIGMKVVALVSRKLQEGVFKELRNENIRIMDLDMDICPAPGMENKADELAAKATAGNIRSQLSELGFNPEIFDINIQEIEKLLAKQDIINLARFLAKIYDLFCPEQYDNKLNIDIHRTVTAKEIDQQLHENGDSLENYQIICSFGTGGTSGGLSQYMTEKYEKKSIHVVFPSPGQDVAGIRTKAKATGLSLYKPDTYAAEHEVDFEKAKFLLKFFVDKGHDIGESTALELFAAMQMASSGINKKFVIIVADGIGKYKKNFEQISKNKIPMTVSLEDASSTVNDYDRIIWVHTQYTPKEEGIEMIAKSLGVDKSKISVPKARTINELLSTQQIPDELDKELDGSKGKSLLVCMAGNTSLMTAQVLASKGIVTQSLNGGITNLPAGRGKNPGEFIKAATE from the coding sequence TTGAACGAAAATCAAAGTAACAACGTTGACAATACACTACTGCAAAAATTTGAACAAGAAATATGGAATAAAATACCTCACATAGAAGAAACAAAGGTTGTCAACCCAACACCATTAGTTGATCTTACAGAAGATTTCAAAGAATGTGCCAAAAGTGTCTACAAATTAGATCTTGATGATAATTTGAAAGTTTATGGGAAATTTGATTCTACATTACTAAGTGGTTCAATCAAAGTAAGAGCTGCTGCTCATATCATTCATGATGCAATAATTTCTGGTAGACTAAAAGGAAATCAAACAGTGATTGAAGCTACTTCAGGAAATTTTGGAATAGCACTTGGGCAATTATCAAAGATAGGAATGAAAGTAGTTGCACTCGTATCAAGAAAATTACAAGAAGGAGTCTTCAAAGAATTAAGAAACGAAAACATTCGAATTATGGATTTAGATATGGATATTTGTCCAGCACCAGGAATGGAAAATAAAGCAGATGAGTTAGCTGCAAAAGCAACTGCAGGAAACATCAGATCACAGTTATCAGAACTAGGATTTAATCCCGAAATTTTTGACATAAATATTCAAGAAATTGAGAAATTATTGGCAAAACAAGATATCATAAATTTGGCAAGGTTTCTTGCAAAAATTTATGATTTATTCTGTCCAGAACAATATGATAACAAATTGAATATCGATATACATAGAACTGTAACTGCGAAAGAGATTGATCAGCAATTGCATGAAAATGGAGATTCATTGGAAAATTATCAAATTATTTGTTCATTTGGAACTGGTGGTACATCTGGAGGTTTGAGTCAATACATGACTGAAAAATATGAAAAAAAATCAATACATGTTGTCTTTCCTAGTCCAGGTCAAGATGTCGCAGGAATTAGAACTAAGGCAAAAGCTACGGGCTTGTCATTATACAAACCAGATACATATGCTGCAGAGCATGAAGTGGATTTTGAAAAGGCAAAATTCCTTTTGAAGTTTTTTGTAGATAAGGGTCATGACATAGGAGAAAGTACAGCACTAGAATTATTTGCTGCAATGCAGATGGCAAGTTCAGGAATTAATAAAAAATTTGTAATAATAGTAGCTGATGGAATTGGAAAATATAAAAAGAATTTTGAGCAAATTTCAAAAAATAAGATTCCAATGACCGTTTCATTAGAAGATGCATCATCAACAGTTAATGACTATGATAGAATTATCTGGGTGCATACACAATACACTCCTAAAGAAGAAGGAATTGAGATGATTGCAAAATCATTAGGTGTGGATAAATCAAAAATTTCTGTACCTAAAGCAAGAACTATCAACGAGTTATTATCAACACAACAAATCCCAGATGAATTAGATAAAGAACTAGACGGTTCTAAAGGAAAATCGTTGTTAGTATGTATGGCTGGAAATACTTCGCTTATGACTGCACAGGTACTAGCAAGTAAAGGAATAGTCACTCAAAGTTTGAATGGCGGAATAACAAATTTGCCTGCAGGTAGAGGTAAAAATCCAGGCGAATTCATTAAAGCAGCTACTGAATAA
- a CDS encoding MoxR family ATPase — MEEVQYLDWNDSIQILNKAFEAGLFVLIIGPKGTGKTSLVRDFAQSKNMNLQSINFSLRTRESHLVGSKTLTDGTVTFDEGVLIKSMREGNTLYLDEINAAEADVLLRLDEALDDRRQIVLKESTGELIKAKENWFVIGTINPLTHSGTKELPPQILSRFPVRIRLEYPPEDIELEIVKKHVSGEHESEIIQAIKLANTLRQAAAVEELFYSPSLRETIAFAKLLDKGMSSKEAAKFVFGNVYTQWGNIEYQKVSDIITSMFGN; from the coding sequence TTGGAAGAAGTTCAATATCTTGATTGGAATGATTCAATCCAGATTTTAAACAAGGCATTTGAAGCAGGTCTTTTTGTTCTTATTATAGGACCCAAGGGAACCGGAAAAACATCGCTTGTCAGAGATTTTGCTCAAAGCAAAAATATGAATTTACAATCAATTAATTTCAGCCTAAGAACAAGAGAAAGTCATTTGGTAGGCTCAAAGACGCTTACTGATGGAACTGTCACTTTTGATGAAGGAGTTTTGATAAAATCTATGAGAGAAGGAAATACACTATATTTAGATGAGATAAATGCAGCAGAGGCAGATGTTTTGCTTAGACTGGATGAAGCATTAGATGATAGACGACAAATTGTACTAAAAGAATCAACAGGGGAACTAATCAAAGCTAAAGAAAACTGGTTTGTGATTGGAACAATCAATCCATTAACTCATAGCGGAACAAAAGAACTGCCACCTCAAATACTAAGCAGATTCCCAGTAAGAATTAGATTAGAATATCCTCCAGAAGATATAGAATTAGAGATTGTAAAAAAACATGTTTCTGGAGAACATGAATCAGAAATTATTCAGGCAATAAAATTAGCAAATACACTCAGACAAGCAGCTGCAGTTGAAGAATTGTTTTATTCTCCTAGTCTGAGGGAAACCATTGCATTTGCAAAATTGTTAGACAAGGGAATGTCTAGTAAAGAGGCAGCAAAATTTGTTTTTGGGAATGTTTACACACAATGGGGAAATATAGAATATCAAAAAGTAAGTGACATCATAACGTCGATGTTTGGGAATTAA
- a CDS encoding vWA domain-containing protein gives MQAIQLQTESIVEIATFLVRRWSEKDNIIVEISDKVETRTRLNENRVILTPLEKRIGNDFQKYRQFRTSLWYEAMRIKFCKKILSNDHAFGFILNTLETQRVERLGREIWKGMDDEIIFNYTYMLVARPQLHTVYGKARIVEAFYQYFMFGTIKGEIQSSQFEQIKKAAVFGKKIVNKAIEENHDTEWLEEKISEIIKILDIDSLLTIPISLPFMKAGMALSEEELLKVLKIISKNKEGDFGSIDPASIIKGDNVYDEYKVLLDENEKTENKGLNPEPIGVQTPSTKNVDETVIFDMSLINGLKMRFKEWKTGWKEQHLRTGDEFDEENYIDGNEPFFTDEKKSIKTKIVILLDHSSSIASDAIEYKKATLALCEVLSYLKVKFAVYAFSTENRSVVCWSVKPDNVKWNNITAKRLAQIVANGSTPLAEVYDKMFPILQSKRPDIFLTLTDGEPSDPNAVRIMTKQFKGLGINMISLGLGPNTVRATTIANNLKRLGYEKTMAVSRLKDIPSKVIGILNV, from the coding sequence ATGCAAGCAATTCAACTCCAGACAGAATCGATTGTAGAGATTGCCACTTTTCTTGTAAGAAGATGGTCTGAGAAAGACAACATAATTGTTGAAATTTCAGACAAAGTAGAAACAAGAACTAGATTAAATGAGAACAGAGTAATCCTGACTCCGCTTGAGAAAAGAATAGGCAATGATTTTCAAAAGTATCGTCAATTTAGAACATCGTTATGGTATGAAGCAATGAGAATAAAATTTTGCAAGAAAATTCTCAGCAATGATCATGCATTTGGATTTATTCTAAACACATTGGAAACACAAAGAGTTGAAAGACTGGGTAGAGAAATTTGGAAAGGAATGGATGATGAGATCATCTTCAATTATACATACATGCTTGTAGCAAGACCTCAGCTGCATACGGTTTATGGAAAAGCAAGGATTGTAGAGGCATTTTATCAATATTTCATGTTTGGCACAATAAAAGGCGAAATCCAATCAAGTCAGTTTGAACAAATTAAAAAAGCCGCTGTATTTGGGAAAAAAATTGTCAATAAAGCAATCGAAGAAAACCATGACACCGAATGGCTTGAAGAGAAAATAAGTGAAATAATTAAAATTTTAGATATCGATTCACTCTTAACAATTCCAATTTCATTGCCTTTTATGAAAGCAGGGATGGCACTTTCAGAAGAAGAACTGTTAAAAGTTTTAAAAATAATTTCAAAAAACAAAGAAGGCGATTTTGGTTCAATTGATCCAGCATCAATAATAAAAGGAGACAATGTCTATGATGAATACAAAGTATTACTAGATGAAAATGAAAAAACAGAAAACAAAGGTTTGAATCCAGAACCAATAGGAGTTCAAACGCCTTCTACAAAAAATGTAGATGAAACAGTAATTTTTGACATGAGTTTGATAAATGGACTAAAAATGAGATTTAAGGAATGGAAAACAGGTTGGAAAGAACAACATCTAAGAACTGGAGATGAATTTGATGAAGAAAATTACATTGATGGAAATGAACCATTTTTTACAGATGAAAAAAAATCCATTAAAACAAAAATTGTAATATTATTGGACCATTCTTCAAGTATTGCATCAGATGCCATAGAATATAAAAAAGCAACATTAGCCCTTTGTGAAGTTTTATCTTATCTTAAAGTAAAGTTTGCAGTTTATGCATTTAGTACAGAAAACAGATCTGTAGTTTGCTGGTCTGTAAAACCAGATAATGTTAAATGGAATAATATTACCGCAAAAAGATTAGCTCAAATAGTTGCCAATGGGTCAACGCCACTAGCAGAAGTCTATGATAAAATGTTCCCAATTTTACAGTCAAAAAGGCCAGATATTTTTTTGACATTAACAGATGGAGAGCCTTCAGATCCAAATGCAGTCAGAATTATGACAAAGCAGTTCAAAGGATTAGGCATCAATATGATCTCTTTAGGCCTAGGTCCGAATACTGTAAGAGCAACCACAATAGCAAATAATCTAAAACGTTTGGGTTATGAAAAAACAATGGCTGTAAGTAGACTCAAAGATATTCCAAGTAAAGTAATTGGAATTTTAAATGTGTAA
- a CDS encoding Lrp/AsnC ligand binding domain-containing protein gives MATAYVLINCELGSEEAVISELKSIEGVKEVHGTFGAYDILAKVESGQVEALRETITWKIRKIPKIRSTLTLMGIEGQQ, from the coding sequence TTGGCAACAGCTTATGTTCTCATAAACTGTGAACTTGGTTCTGAAGAAGCAGTGATTTCAGAATTAAAATCCATTGAAGGTGTTAAGGAAGTACATGGAACTTTTGGTGCGTACGACATTTTAGCCAAAGTTGAATCAGGGCAAGTAGAGGCATTACGTGAAACTATTACATGGAAAATTAGAAAAATTCCAAAGATACGTTCAACTCTTACATTAATGGGAATTGAAGGACAACAATAG